One window of the Salvia splendens isolate huo1 chromosome 1, SspV2, whole genome shotgun sequence genome contains the following:
- the LOC121808294 gene encoding LEC14B homolog, protein MSRVRGYINPGVGFDEYAESRGYVRIGCADDEFAQVTKLRSTPHKHLRQVLPGESTAPLVSPVQMMMGRECNYSGKGRFSTSDSCHVLSRYLPVRSTPSVIDKMTSCAYVSQFSDDGSLFVAGFQESHIKIYDVDHGWKIHKDIHARSLRWTITDTSLSPDRRFLVYSSISPVVHIVDVGSGTKQSHANVTEIHEGLEFSPNVDDYENYSFGIFSVKFSTDGREIVAASSDDAIYVYDLEARKLSLRIPAHRADVNSVCFADESGNIIYSGSDDRLCKVWDRRCLATKGQAAGVLMGHLEGITFIDTRGDGRYFISNGKDQSIKLWDIRKMSSNVNYVPRRRYSEWDYRWMEYPEQARNLKLPDDLSIATYKGHTVLRTLIRCYFSPAFSTGQRYIYTGSTDSCVYVYDVLSGDQVAKLDYHEDPVRDCNWHPFYPMLVSSSWDGVVARWEFPDNGKTTSPAVPVGRRRFFY, encoded by the exons atgagTAGGGTGAGAGGATACATTAATCCTGGAGTTGGCTTCGACGAGTATGCAGAATCACGTGGCTATGTCCGAATAGGCTGTGCCGATGATGAATTTGCACAGGTGACAAAGTTAAGGTCCACGCCACACAAGCATCTGAGGCAGGTGTTGCCTGGAGAGAGTACTGCACCACTCGTTTCGCCAGTGCAAATGATGATGGGTAGAGAGTGCAACTACAGTGGGAAAGGGAGGTTTTCTACATCAGATTCTTGTCATGTTTTGAGCCGGTATTTGCCTGTCCGTAGTACCCCCTCTGTGATTGATAAGATGACGAGTTGTGCATATGTGTCGCAATTTTCTGATGATGGTTCTCTTTTTGTTGCTGGATTTCAG GAAAGTCATATCAAAATATATGACGTTGATCATGGATGGAAAATTCATAAAGATATTCATGCTAGGAGCTTGAGGTGGACTATCACTGATACTTCTCTGTCACCAGATCGTCGATTTCTT GTATATTCCAGTATCTCTCCAGTTGTCCATATTGTAGACGTTGGATCTGGTACAAAACAGTCGCATGCAAACGTGACG GAGATTCATGAAGGTCTTGAATTTTCACCCAACGTTGATGATTATGAGAACTATTCTTTTGGCATCTTCTCCGTTAAGTTTTCTACTGATGGGCGAGAAATTGTTGCTGCTAGCAGTGACGATGCAATATATGTTTATGATCTTGAAGCCAGAAAGCTAAGCCTCCGAATTCCAGCTCATCGG GCTGATGTCAATTCTGTTTGCTTTGCGGATGAAAGTGGCAACATCATATATTCGGGAAGCGATGATCGCCTGTGCAAA GTTTGGGACAGACGTTGCCTTGCAACCAAGGGGCAAGCTGCTGGAGTCCTGATGGGACATTTAGAAGGCATCACATTCATTGATACCCGTGGAGATGGACGTTACTTTATCTCAAATGGAAAAGATCAATCCATTAAACTTTGGGACATAAGGAAGATGTCATCTAATGTTAATTA CGTGCCAAGACGCCGATATTCTGAATGGGACTATAGATGGATGGAATATCCTGAACAGGCTAGAAATCTGAAGCTTCCCGATGATCTGTCAATAGCTACGTATAAGGGACATACTGTCTTGCGCACTCTGATACGCTGTTATTTCTCGCCAGCATTTAG CACCGGGCAAAGGTATATATATACGGGATCAACTGATTCTTGCGTTTATGTTTATGATGTG TTGAGTGGCGATCAAGTTGCAAAACTCGATTACCATGAGGATCCGGTGCGGGACTGCAACTGGCACCCGTTCTACCCTATGCTGGTGAGCTCATCCTGGGATGGTGTGGTTGCGCGTTGGGAGTTCCCGGATAACGGGAAAACCACGTCACCGGCTGTACCAGTCGGAAGGAGACGGTTTTTCTACTAG